The genomic window TTTTGGGTTTCTCCCAGGGAGGTCATAGAATCCCTAGGCAGATTGAAAGCCCGATACGAGGGATGCTCCGGTTTGGATCTCATATCCGTGGCGGAAGGATGGCAGATGGTCACCGCCGGCGACCTGGCAGAGGTGGTGGCTACGTTTAGGGACGTCTCTCAGAGCCAACGGGTGCGGTTAAGCAGGGCGGCGCTGGAGACCCTTGCGGCGGTGGCGTATCATCAACCCATAACCAGGGCGGAGATAGAGGAGATAAGGGGCGTTCGGTGCGACCGGGTTTTGGACACCCTTCTAAAGCACGGTTTGATACGGATAGGGGGCCGCAAGAAGAGTCCTGGTAATCCGTTGCTTTACAGGACTACTTCCCGTTTCATGGATTTATTCGGGTTGTCATCCCTTTCGGATCTTCCGTCCCTGGAGGACCTGATGGAGGAGGTAGGAGCAATAGAGGAGGGCCACTCTTGCTGGACAGGGGGAGATGTGGTTGAGAATTAACCAATATCTTGCAAGATGTGGCTTGGGCTCCAGGAGAAACGTTGAAGCTCTCATCCTGAGTCATCGGGTATCTGTAAACGGCGAGATGGTGGAAGATCTTTCCTTCAAAGTTCAGCAAGGGGACCTTGTGATGGTGGACTCCAAGGTGGTAAGGCCGCTGGAGTCCATTTATCTTGTCATGAACAAGCCGGTGGGGGTGGTCTGTGCGGTGAGGGATCCTAGATACAAGACGGTCTTGGATTTGCTCCCCTTCCGCGTTCGCCGTCTTGCCCCCTTCCCGGTGGGCCGGCTTGACAAGGATAGCCAGGGGCTTTTGATCCTAACCAACGACGGTGATTTTTGTGACTCCCTGTTGCATCCAAGTAGGGGTATAATTAAAACCTATGAAGTGGAGCTGGACGGAGAGATTCGTCTTGATATGTTAGATAGACTCAGGCGTGGAGTATGGTCCGAAGGGGAATTACTTAAGCCAGTCCTCGTGGACAGGATCGGATCGAATAAGATTAGGGTTGAGCTCCAGGAGGGTAAGAAGAGAGAGATACGACGGATGGTTGCCTCTTTGGGGCTTAGAGTTAAGCTTCTTCTGCGTAGAAAGATAGGTAAAATGGAACTTAGACATCTTCCCTACGACGACTTTGCCCTTTTCTCAAAGGATGACATGTGGCATCATATCACTGTGGGTGGTATGGTATAGCATAGGGGTTGTGGAGGAAGTTTTTACCCTGATGTTATTAGGAGGGGTTATATGCAAGGGCTTGATGATCGTACCCGTGACCTGATACAAAGGCGTGTGCTTAAGCGTGTCAGCGATATACCTTCTTTGCCCCAGTTTGTCATAGATACCCTCAAGAAGCTTGATGATCCTAAGAGCAATGCCCAGGATGTGGCGGATAAGCTTGCCAAGGATGAGGGTTTGGTGCTCAGAATACTGCGGTTGGCTAACTCCGCTTACTATGGTTTGCCCCGAAGGATAACCAGTGTTTCGGAGGCAATCGCATTGCTGGGTTTTAAAACAGTTAAGAGTATTGTGCTTGCCGCATCGGTTTACAAGTTCATGGATGGGGCTTTCACCGGTTATGCCCTTGACCGGGGTGAGCTATGGAAGCACTCCTTGAGCGTAGCGTTCTCTGCCCGCCATATAGCCAAGCGTTTTAAGGATGTGGACGATGAGGAAGCTTATGTGGCGGGTATGGTGCACGACATCGGTAAAATAGTGCTCAATGATTACGTGCGCTTTGGGTACAGCATAATAGTTAAGCTGGTAGAGGAAGACAAAATGCCGTTCATGGACGCGGAGCGCCAGGTCTTGGGGTTTGATCATGCCCAGGTTGGTGGCCTTATAATGGAGCAGTGGAACCTGCCCGAGCGTTACATGTTGGCTGCCAGATATCACCATTCGCCCTGGGAGCTGCCAGACGAGTACTTGGAGCACCGTAAGTTCCTTGACGTGGTACACGTGGCCAATGCGCTGTGCCTTATGTTGGGGGCCGGCTTGGGGGCCGATGGTCTTCAGTATAGCGTATGGCCTGAAAGCTTGGAGCGGCTTGGTCTTTCATCCGACGTTGAGCCATTGATGTCTGAGCTGGTTGATCTTATGGCCCAGGTGGACGAGGAGCTCTCCATGGAGGCCATGGAATGAACCGTAGGGGTCCCGTGGTGGTGC from Thermanaerothrix sp. includes these protein-coding regions:
- the scpB gene encoding SMC-Scp complex subunit ScpB — its product is MTSSSQLHDQGSLVDLDRKVEAVLFVSAAPGDERELASFFWVSPREVIESLGRLKARYEGCSGLDLISVAEGWQMVTAGDLAEVVATFRDVSQSQRVRLSRAALETLAAVAYHQPITRAEIEEIRGVRCDRVLDTLLKHGLIRIGGRKKSPGNPLLYRTTSRFMDLFGLSSLSDLPSLEDLMEEVGAIEEGHSCWTGGDVVEN
- a CDS encoding pseudouridine synthase — translated: MWLRINQYLARCGLGSRRNVEALILSHRVSVNGEMVEDLSFKVQQGDLVMVDSKVVRPLESIYLVMNKPVGVVCAVRDPRYKTVLDLLPFRVRRLAPFPVGRLDKDSQGLLILTNDGDFCDSLLHPSRGIIKTYEVELDGEIRLDMLDRLRRGVWSEGELLKPVLVDRIGSNKIRVELQEGKKREIRRMVASLGLRVKLLLRRKIGKMELRHLPYDDFALFSKDDMWHHITVGGMV
- a CDS encoding HDOD domain-containing protein — protein: MQGLDDRTRDLIQRRVLKRVSDIPSLPQFVIDTLKKLDDPKSNAQDVADKLAKDEGLVLRILRLANSAYYGLPRRITSVSEAIALLGFKTVKSIVLAASVYKFMDGAFTGYALDRGELWKHSLSVAFSARHIAKRFKDVDDEEAYVAGMVHDIGKIVLNDYVRFGYSIIVKLVEEDKMPFMDAERQVLGFDHAQVGGLIMEQWNLPERYMLAARYHHSPWELPDEYLEHRKFLDVVHVANALCLMLGAGLGADGLQYSVWPESLERLGLSSDVEPLMSELVDLMAQVDEELSMEAME